The Andreesenia angusta genome has a segment encoding these proteins:
- a CDS encoding nitrite/sulfite reductase, whose product MDYSKYIDIYSDKVEEYSELGESILPFKSFGAKSGVYQERCGTSYMVRPRTTGGVIDIDILKAVRDISSRYSDGSIRLSTRQDFQFHKVELFDTVSVMKELERVGLYSIGSGGNTTRNVAASPMSGLQKDEAFDITEYTKIAGEYLSQDENNLALPRKFKVSFSSGERDSGSVTFADIGFLAKVENGKKLFKVYGGGGLGPAARISMVIAESIYASDMLYYLDAMVEFFRAEGDRENRAKARLRHLVKKYGEDEFKSRYASYLEASRQKDLAFKVEEMPEKERPWASKTRVKSVFLEETKQEGIYGVYIHPQGGRLTKETLNTVVEFLESLDHGVELRITNTQSLLLRDLGGREAKDIITLIRKEISDAEIMKSVCCVGADTCRVGINSSQGLLDDIYRELRKLDHKIRRELPKLHISGCPSSCGQHQIGVLSFSGKRKNIDGESRESYAVYFGGHLGYEVEPKFAERYGDILREDIPLFLKSLAKLKYSSGISDIYEFLEEKDSEIRALIEKYGV is encoded by the coding sequence ATGGACTACAGCAAATACATAGATATATACAGCGATAAAGTTGAAGAGTACAGCGAACTAGGAGAGAGCATACTTCCCTTCAAGAGCTTCGGAGCAAAGTCCGGTGTGTACCAGGAAAGGTGTGGGACTAGCTATATGGTAAGGCCGAGAACTACAGGCGGAGTTATAGACATCGACATACTAAAAGCTGTGAGGGATATATCCTCTAGGTATTCAGACGGCAGCATAAGGCTTTCCACAAGACAGGACTTCCAGTTTCACAAGGTCGAGCTTTTCGACACAGTGAGTGTGATGAAAGAACTTGAACGTGTAGGGCTTTACTCCATAGGGTCAGGCGGAAACACCACTAGAAACGTGGCAGCATCACCTATGTCCGGGCTTCAAAAAGACGAAGCTTTCGACATAACGGAATACACCAAGATAGCTGGAGAATACCTTTCGCAGGACGAGAACAACCTGGCACTTCCTAGAAAGTTCAAGGTTTCATTTTCCTCGGGAGAGCGAGACAGCGGAAGCGTGACTTTTGCAGATATAGGATTCTTGGCGAAAGTCGAGAACGGGAAGAAGCTGTTCAAAGTCTACGGAGGCGGAGGTCTTGGACCTGCGGCAAGGATTTCGATGGTTATAGCAGAGTCGATATATGCATCCGATATGCTCTACTACCTAGACGCAATGGTTGAGTTCTTCAGGGCAGAGGGAGACAGAGAGAACAGGGCAAAGGCGAGGCTAAGGCATCTTGTGAAAAAATACGGAGAAGATGAGTTCAAGTCAAGATATGCTTCATACCTTGAAGCTTCCAGGCAAAAAGACCTCGCATTTAAAGTAGAGGAAATGCCGGAAAAAGAGAGGCCTTGGGCCAGCAAGACGAGAGTCAAAAGCGTATTTCTGGAAGAGACAAAGCAGGAGGGCATATACGGAGTATATATCCATCCTCAGGGCGGAAGGCTTACCAAAGAAACTCTAAACACGGTGGTGGAGTTCCTAGAGAGCTTGGACCATGGTGTGGAGCTTAGAATCACCAATACCCAGTCGCTTCTGCTCAGGGACTTAGGTGGCAGAGAGGCCAAGGATATAATAACGCTGATCAGAAAAGAGATCTCCGACGCTGAGATAATGAAGTCGGTATGCTGCGTAGGCGCAGATACATGCAGAGTTGGAATAAACTCTTCACAAGGGCTCCTAGATGATATATACAGAGAGCTTAGAAAGCTGGACCACAAGATAAGGAGAGAGCTTCCAAAGCTTCATATCTCGGGATGTCCAAGCTCTTGCGGGCAGCATCAGATAGGAGTGCTTTCGTTCTCTGGGAAGAGGAAGAACATAGATGGGGAGTCGAGAGAGTCTTACGCAGTTTACTTCGGAGGACATCTGGGATACGAAGTAGAGCCGAAGTTCGCCGAGCGATACGGCGACATACTTAGGGAAGACATACCTCTCTTCTTGAAGAGCTTGGCAAAGCTTAAGTACAGCTCGGGAATATCCGATATATATGAGTTTTTAGAAGAGAAAGACAGCGAGATAAGAGCGCTGATAGAAAAGTACGGAGTTTAG
- the bioB gene encoding biotin synthase BioB, with translation MNEYNLIDSVKKKALEGIDVDRQEAIELLEMCDSEEVLEKLFEASGEVHSYFNQNMFNLCSIVSGKHGSCSEDCKFCAQSAHYNTGIETYGLKEYTEILGSAGEVEREGVRRFSIVTSGKKLGSGEFLKVVDQYRKLSKDTELHLCASHGTLGYGDMVELRESGVQMYHHNLETSRSYYEKICTTHSYDERLETIKSAKRAGLKVCSGGIFGMGESREDRIDMLYQLKALDVDSIPINILCPIPGTPLENMETISPMEVLKTIAVYRLVLPSVEIRYGGGRSSLGDYQKLGMKIGVNGMITGDYLTTTGSDMQRDKELLESEKLKLF, from the coding sequence ATGAACGAGTACAATCTGATTGATTCTGTAAAGAAAAAAGCTCTAGAGGGGATTGACGTAGACAGGCAAGAGGCCATAGAACTCCTAGAGATGTGCGACAGCGAGGAAGTGCTAGAAAAGCTGTTCGAAGCGTCCGGAGAGGTACACAGCTATTTCAACCAAAACATGTTCAATCTCTGCAGCATAGTGAGCGGTAAGCATGGGAGCTGCTCTGAAGACTGCAAGTTCTGTGCGCAGTCTGCGCACTACAACACCGGTATAGAGACTTACGGTTTAAAGGAATACACTGAGATACTGGGAAGCGCAGGAGAAGTTGAAAGAGAGGGCGTGCGCAGGTTTTCCATAGTCACAAGCGGCAAGAAACTCGGAAGTGGGGAATTTCTAAAGGTCGTGGATCAGTACAGGAAGCTTTCGAAGGACACAGAGCTCCATCTCTGCGCGTCTCATGGAACACTTGGATACGGGGACATGGTAGAGCTTAGGGAGTCTGGAGTTCAGATGTACCATCACAATCTAGAGACAAGCAGAAGCTACTATGAAAAAATATGCACTACGCACTCCTACGACGAGAGGTTAGAGACCATAAAGTCAGCCAAGAGAGCGGGGCTTAAAGTCTGCTCAGGCGGGATATTTGGTATGGGAGAGTCCAGAGAAGACAGGATAGATATGCTGTACCAACTCAAGGCGCTAGACGTGGATTCAATTCCAATAAATATACTCTGCCCTATTCCAGGAACTCCACTTGAGAATATGGAGACCATAAGCCCCATGGAAGTGCTGAAGACCATAGCTGTCTACAGGCTGGTGCTTCCAAGTGTAGAGATAAGGTACGGCGGAGGCAGGAGCAGTCTAGGAGACTATCAGAAGCTAGGGATGAAAATAGGAGTCAACGGCATGATAACAGGTGACTACCTCACAACCACGGGAAGCGACATGCAGAGGGACAAAGAGCTCTTGGAATCTGAAAAATTGAAACTTTTTTAG
- a CDS encoding response regulator transcription factor, whose product MAKVLVLEDEDDIRAFIVINLKRAGYEVLQAGTGEEALEIVEQNDDIDMAVLDVMLPGIDGLEVCKKIREKDRTMGIIMLTAKSQELDKISGLTMGADDYMAKPFSPAELVARIDAVVRRVELLKGDGSGKLESGPFKIDPSARVVYKNGKEVDLTQIEYSIIKLFIENEEQSLTREDILNNVWGENYFGDPKIVDVNIRRLRRKVEDDPSNPKHIKTVWGYGYRWRKED is encoded by the coding sequence ATGGCCAAGGTTTTAGTTCTAGAAGATGAGGATGATATAAGGGCGTTTATAGTTATAAACCTTAAGCGCGCAGGCTATGAGGTGCTTCAAGCAGGGACAGGAGAAGAGGCGCTTGAAATAGTGGAGCAAAATGACGATATAGACATGGCAGTGCTTGATGTCATGCTTCCAGGCATAGATGGGCTAGAGGTATGCAAGAAGATAAGGGAAAAAGACAGGACCATGGGAATAATAATGCTCACAGCTAAATCCCAAGAGCTCGACAAGATATCAGGGCTTACTATGGGGGCGGACGACTACATGGCAAAGCCTTTCAGCCCAGCAGAGCTTGTGGCGCGGATAGATGCGGTGGTCAGAAGGGTAGAGCTCTTGAAGGGAGATGGCAGCGGGAAGCTGGAGTCAGGACCTTTCAAAATAGATCCGTCTGCTAGGGTAGTCTACAAGAACGGGAAGGAAGTCGACCTTACACAGATAGAGTACTCTATAATAAAGCTTTTCATAGAGAACGAAGAACAGTCGCTTACGAGGGAGGACATACTGAACAACGTATGGGGAGAGAACTACTTCGGAGACCCTAAGATAGTCGACGTGAATATAAGAAGGCTCAGAAGAAAGGTGGAAGACGACCCTTCGAACCCTAAACACATAAAGACCGTATGGGGGTATGGTTATAGATGGAGAAAGGAAGACTAG
- the cysC gene encoding adenylyl-sulfate kinase, translating into MKNIVWHSGKVDRQRREELLNQKSKLLWFTGLSGSGKSTVANQVEERLHMMGKHTYLLDGDNLRFGLNGDLGFSLEDRRENIRRIAEVGKLFLDSGAITLCTFVSPTREIRDMARDMVGEDFVEIYIKCDLEICAERDPKGLYKKAMSGEIEDFTGLNSPYEEPENPELVLETDRFSAEELAEKVISYLGYKEGENEDS; encoded by the coding sequence TTGAAGAATATAGTTTGGCATAGCGGCAAGGTAGACAGGCAAAGGCGAGAAGAGCTCTTGAACCAGAAGTCAAAACTGCTTTGGTTTACAGGGCTTTCGGGCTCTGGGAAGTCCACTGTGGCGAATCAGGTGGAGGAGAGGCTTCACATGATGGGAAAGCACACTTACCTGCTGGACGGAGACAATCTGAGGTTTGGGCTGAACGGAGACCTTGGATTCTCACTAGAGGACAGGAGAGAGAACATAAGACGTATAGCTGAAGTCGGCAAGCTCTTTTTAGACAGCGGAGCTATAACGCTCTGCACCTTTGTATCTCCAACTAGAGAGATAAGGGATATGGCTAGAGACATGGTCGGTGAGGACTTCGTAGAAATCTACATCAAATGCGATCTAGAGATATGTGCAGAGAGAGATCCTAAGGGGCTTTACAAGAAAGCCATGAGCGGGGAGATAGAGGACTTCACAGGGCTTAATTCGCCCTACGAAGAGCCGGAAAATCCGGAGCTGGTACTGGAGACAGACAGATTCAGCGCAGAAGAACTCGCCGAGAAAGTTATCTCATACCTTGGATACAAGGAGGGTGAAAATGAAGACAGTTAA
- a CDS encoding ABC transporter ATP-binding protein, which produces MLKVENVSKVFNSKRGTAKPLEKVSLDIKRGEFICLLGPSGCGKSTLLNIIAGLEKASEGEVYLRDKRVEGTGVDRVVMFQESGLFPWLNVMGNVEFGMKIAGVPKEEREEKALRYLKMVHLSKFKDAYIHELSGGMRQRVALARALTLDSDVLLMDEPFAALDSQTKSLLQQELQKIWWETKKTIIFVTHNVEEAVLLADRVIVMSANPGKIKRDIKIELSRPRKLESVDLTYVASEVMKVLKEEVEKVASREFDNDWNIEKDSILYSPDSDMGAGL; this is translated from the coding sequence TTGTTAAAGGTAGAGAATGTAAGTAAGGTATTCAACTCGAAAAGAGGAACTGCAAAGCCTCTAGAGAAGGTATCACTAGACATAAAGAGAGGGGAGTTTATATGCCTCTTAGGACCTTCCGGCTGCGGAAAGTCAACGCTGCTGAATATAATTGCAGGGCTTGAAAAAGCTTCAGAAGGAGAGGTATACCTTAGAGACAAGAGAGTAGAGGGAACAGGAGTGGACAGAGTTGTTATGTTTCAGGAGTCTGGACTCTTCCCTTGGCTGAATGTGATGGGAAACGTGGAGTTTGGAATGAAGATAGCGGGCGTTCCTAAGGAAGAGAGGGAGGAAAAGGCCCTCAGATACCTTAAGATGGTCCACCTGAGCAAGTTCAAGGACGCATATATACATGAGCTTTCGGGAGGGATGAGGCAGAGAGTAGCACTTGCAAGGGCATTGACCCTGGATTCGGATGTGCTTCTGATGGATGAGCCATTTGCGGCGCTTGACAGCCAGACCAAGTCGCTGCTTCAGCAGGAGCTTCAGAAGATATGGTGGGAGACAAAGAAGACTATCATATTCGTAACCCACAACGTGGAGGAGGCAGTGCTCTTGGCCGACAGAGTAATAGTGATGTCTGCCAATCCAGGAAAGATAAAGCGAGATATAAAGATAGAGCTTTCAAGGCCTAGAAAGCTGGAAAGTGTAGATTTGACATATGTGGCATCTGAAGTGATGAAAGTACTTAAAGAGGAGGTGGAAAAGGTTGCAAGCAGAGAATTCGATAACGACTGGAATATTGAGAAAGACAGCATTCTATATAGTCCTGATAGCGATATGGGCGCTGGTCTATAA
- a CDS encoding 4Fe-4S dicluster domain-containing protein, which translates to MSIAIDRQKCIGCSRCVKSCPGGLIYQDGEDKSYIKYPKDCWACMACVKSCPTGAISCYLGAELGGRGGKMTARDSVDKLEWKIEAGGAETEIVVDRRESNKY; encoded by the coding sequence ATGAGCATAGCGATAGATAGGCAGAAGTGCATAGGCTGCTCTAGATGCGTCAAGTCCTGCCCAGGGGGGCTTATATATCAGGATGGGGAAGACAAATCCTATATAAAATATCCAAAAGACTGCTGGGCTTGCATGGCGTGTGTGAAATCATGCCCAACTGGAGCCATAAGCTGCTATCTAGGAGCTGAGCTTGGCGGAAGAGGCGGAAAGATGACAGCCAGAGATTCTGTGGACAAGCTGGAGTGGAAGATAGAAGCAGGGGGAGCAGAGACAGAGATAGTAGTGGACAGAAGAGAGTCCAACAAATACTAA
- a CDS encoding HAD family hydrolase, whose protein sequence is MKSFYIPGLGELNIDYIVFDYNGTIAIDGKLIDGVAKKIQMLARDYEVYVLTADTFGTAEVECEDLDVTIKTINSEDVSTYKRKVVESLGDKNSICVGNGYNDIEMFKVAGLSICTMQSEGTSGKLFMYSDIVTKSISDAIDIIMSPSKIKATLRG, encoded by the coding sequence ATGAAGAGTTTTTATATACCTGGGCTTGGGGAGCTCAACATAGACTACATAGTCTTTGACTACAATGGAACTATAGCGATAGACGGAAAGCTGATAGACGGAGTTGCGAAAAAGATCCAGATGCTGGCTAGGGACTACGAAGTATACGTGCTTACAGCGGACACTTTTGGAACGGCCGAAGTCGAGTGCGAAGACCTAGATGTGACTATAAAGACCATAAACTCAGAGGATGTGTCTACCTACAAGAGGAAAGTGGTGGAGTCGCTAGGAGATAAAAACTCCATATGTGTGGGGAATGGATACAACGACATAGAGATGTTCAAAGTGGCAGGGCTTTCGATATGCACTATGCAGAGCGAAGGCACTAGCGGCAAGCTTTTTATGTACTCTGACATAGTCACCAAGTCTATTTCAGATGCCATAGATATAATAATGTCTCCGAGCAAGATAAAGGCTACACTTAGAGGATAG
- a CDS encoding HAMP domain-containing sensor histidine kinase: MQGIKKRWVYNYVIIILAVLMVLEIGFMIFIKNYYYGDISRRVSDRAVDTTQFYHIYLDSSDYTLEEIADRMVRDFPRRDDESLEFQIVDTSGDVIVSSSGFYVDRTIDTSDYTEALKGNLGTWQGRDPETEERIMAASSPIERASGEVIGAIRYITSLEEANKTIIKIFMVSMLFVLLTVAMMMMMSVLFSKSIINPLNEINEVAKKMAEGQFSERIEKHYNDEIGELADTINYMAGEIVNSANLKNEFISSISHELRTPLTSIKGWSETIVTGDFEDKEEARLGLNIIIKETTRLSQMVEELLDFSKMESGRIVLHLEDVDIRSELEDIVSIARLRAKKDGIDLLYHRTEELPLVVGDKNRLKQVFINIIDNAIKFTPEGKDVYVEADSDEEYVYVKIRDEGIGIPKEDLDHIYEKFFKGKSKKSGSGIGLAISKEIMNLHKGELRVDSEVDEGTTVTLVIPLKEEA, encoded by the coding sequence GTGCAAGGAATAAAAAAGAGATGGGTCTATAACTATGTGATAATAATACTGGCAGTGCTGATGGTGCTGGAGATAGGCTTTATGATTTTCATAAAAAACTACTACTACGGCGATATATCCAGAAGAGTTTCAGACAGGGCTGTCGATACAACTCAATTCTACCATATATACCTAGACAGCAGCGACTACACTCTAGAGGAGATAGCCGACAGGATGGTCAGAGATTTTCCGAGAAGAGATGACGAAAGCCTTGAATTTCAGATAGTCGATACTTCGGGGGATGTGATAGTGAGCTCGAGCGGGTTCTACGTGGATAGAACAATAGACACAAGCGACTATACAGAGGCACTGAAGGGAAATCTCGGGACCTGGCAGGGCAGGGACCCCGAGACAGAGGAGAGGATAATGGCTGCGTCTAGCCCGATAGAGAGAGCTTCTGGAGAAGTGATAGGCGCCATAAGGTATATCACATCGCTTGAAGAGGCGAACAAGACTATAATAAAGATATTTATGGTGTCTATGCTCTTCGTGCTGCTGACGGTGGCTATGATGATGATGATGAGCGTGCTCTTCAGCAAGTCCATCATAAACCCGCTTAACGAGATAAACGAAGTGGCCAAGAAGATGGCTGAAGGACAGTTTTCCGAACGTATAGAGAAGCACTACAACGACGAAATAGGTGAACTCGCAGACACCATAAACTACATGGCGGGGGAGATAGTAAACAGCGCCAATCTGAAAAACGAGTTCATATCCTCTATTTCGCATGAGCTCAGGACTCCACTCACTTCCATAAAGGGCTGGAGCGAGACAATAGTCACTGGGGACTTCGAGGACAAGGAAGAGGCGAGGCTTGGACTCAACATAATAATAAAAGAGACTACAAGACTTTCACAGATGGTCGAGGAGCTGCTGGACTTTTCAAAGATGGAGAGCGGAAGGATAGTGCTCCACCTAGAGGATGTGGACATAAGGTCGGAGCTAGAGGACATAGTCAGCATAGCCAGGCTGAGGGCTAAAAAAGACGGTATAGACTTGCTATATCATCGGACAGAGGAACTTCCGCTAGTCGTGGGAGACAAGAACAGGCTGAAACAAGTTTTTATAAATATAATAGATAACGCCATAAAGTTCACTCCAGAGGGCAAAGACGTATACGTAGAAGCCGACAGCGACGAGGAATATGTCTACGTGAAGATAAGAGACGAGGGCATAGGGATTCCGAAAGAAGATTTGGACCATATATATGAGAAGTTCTTCAAGGGAAAGAGCAAGAAGTCGGGAAGCGGCATAGGTCTTGCCATAAGCAAAGAGATAATGAATCTGCACAAGGGAGAGCTTAGAGTTGACAGCGAAGTTGACGAAGGAACTACTGTTACACTTGTAATACCCCTGAAAGAGGAGGCCTAG
- a CDS encoding aliphatic sulfonate ABC transporter substrate-binding protein has translation MKLKKISGLVLGLMIGVLAVTGCSSGSGSGDKGETPEKVNIGFFPNITHSQALVGKADGSFQKAIGEDVKLEWHQFNAGNEAIESLFAGNLDITYIGPGPAVNGFIKSDGDLEIVAGATHSGAVLVVGKESNIKSVKELAGKKVAVPNYGNTQDVTLRAALSDAGLKDTNSGGDVEIVQAKNPDIKVLLEREDIDAAFVPEPWGTRLEIEIGAKVLLDENQTFRNGEYSSAVVLARKDFVKENPELVEKILANHVELTDYIVGNQEEAKKTIVGELKSLTNSELPKEVLDGGFSRMTVSYDPLSDSVVDMAKISKENGFIEEELKPEGLFNLKILDKILESKGKATID, from the coding sequence ATGAAATTAAAAAAAATATCAGGACTGGTATTAGGGCTCATGATAGGAGTGCTGGCTGTGACAGGCTGCAGTTCAGGCAGCGGAAGCGGAGACAAGGGAGAAACACCTGAAAAAGTAAATATAGGGTTCTTTCCGAATATAACACATTCGCAGGCGCTTGTAGGAAAGGCTGATGGAAGCTTCCAGAAGGCCATAGGAGAAGATGTGAAGCTTGAGTGGCATCAGTTCAATGCCGGGAATGAGGCTATAGAGTCGCTTTTCGCAGGGAATCTGGATATAACATATATAGGGCCGGGGCCCGCAGTGAATGGATTTATAAAATCAGATGGAGACCTGGAGATAGTGGCCGGGGCTACACACTCTGGAGCGGTGCTTGTAGTTGGGAAAGAATCAAACATAAAGAGCGTAAAAGAGCTGGCAGGGAAAAAGGTGGCGGTTCCTAACTACGGAAATACACAAGACGTAACACTGAGAGCTGCGCTTTCAGATGCAGGGCTCAAGGACACGAACAGCGGCGGAGACGTTGAAATAGTTCAAGCCAAGAATCCCGATATAAAAGTGCTCTTGGAAAGAGAAGACATAGATGCGGCATTTGTGCCAGAGCCTTGGGGAACTAGACTGGAAATTGAAATAGGTGCCAAAGTACTGCTAGACGAAAATCAGACGTTCAGAAACGGAGAGTACTCTTCGGCAGTCGTACTGGCTAGAAAAGATTTCGTGAAAGAGAATCCTGAGCTGGTTGAAAAGATACTGGCAAACCATGTAGAGCTTACAGACTATATAGTTGGGAATCAAGAGGAAGCCAAGAAGACTATAGTGGGAGAGTTGAAGTCACTTACAAACAGCGAGCTGCCTAAAGAGGTCTTAGATGGAGGGTTTTCAAGGATGACGGTATCATACGATCCACTTTCAGACTCTGTTGTAGACATGGCTAAAATATCTAAAGAGAATGGATTCATAGAGGAGGAATTGAAGCCGGAGGGACTGTTCAACTTAAAAATACTGGATAAAATACTGGAGTCGAAAGGAAAAGCGACTATAGACTAA
- a CDS encoding biotin transporter BioY, giving the protein MKTKDMILVAMFAVLTAVGAFISIPIPPVPVTLQFLMCILSGAVLGAKKGAMSQILYVFMGLVGLPIFAGGKGGIGHVMSPTFGYLIGFVVCAFIVGKAVESSKSFSIARAFGGALIGLALTYVIGASYLYAILNYVLESPIDIMGAVKVGVLPFALKDAIIAGIGSVVAGVLIPRLKENGLIGEKL; this is encoded by the coding sequence TTGAAGACAAAAGACATGATACTTGTGGCGATGTTCGCAGTACTGACAGCAGTTGGAGCATTTATCTCAATACCTATTCCACCGGTGCCTGTGACACTTCAGTTTCTGATGTGCATACTTTCAGGTGCAGTACTGGGAGCCAAAAAAGGCGCTATGTCCCAGATACTCTACGTATTTATGGGGCTTGTAGGACTGCCGATATTCGCAGGGGGAAAAGGGGGAATAGGGCATGTTATGAGCCCGACTTTCGGATACCTTATAGGGTTTGTAGTCTGCGCATTTATAGTGGGAAAAGCTGTTGAAAGCTCAAAGTCATTCAGCATAGCGAGGGCTTTTGGCGGAGCGCTGATAGGGCTTGCGCTTACTTACGTAATAGGAGCATCATATCTATACGCGATACTCAACTACGTCTTAGAGAGCCCTATAGATATAATGGGAGCTGTGAAAGTAGGAGTGCTACCGTTTGCGCTTAAAGACGCCATAATAGCCGGAATAGGTTCGGTAGTGGCCGGTGTGCTGATACCAAGGCTTAAAGAAAACGGATTGATAGGGGAGAAATTGTAG
- a CDS encoding adenylyl-sulfate reductase subunit alpha has product MKTVKLETDVLIIGGGAAGAYAGIRLGEESGRSVLVVDKGNIVRSGCMAAGVNALNAYINEGQTAEDYLNYVKREFKDVVREDLVYSMAKGLNKVTEKIESLGLPILKDESGNYIPRGKRSIKINGEYIKPILYNALRAKQNVRLLENTNVFDYILKQGKTIGAYAFSVKDDIFYVIEAGATICATGGASGIYRANNPGHSRHKMWYSPFNTGAGYAMGLRAGAEMTSLEMRFMALRCKDTIAPTGTIAQGVEVEHINSRGEVYVKGRCSTADRLKLTIEENKEGRGPCYLKTEGMDSETENQLYRAYLNMAPSQTLKWFEDGRGPSEANVEIEGTEPYITGGHSGAGYWVDGNRRTTLEGLYAAGDVAGGSPKKYVTGCFVEGELASRAATEYLDSKEGQRDSVDIEEAERVKSSLEKHLVHEDCPYSIEEVEESLQKVMDEYAGGISKNYSYSESRLKIALEKLERMESLIHGLKAKDNHELMFIQELKDRHIVAEALIHHMMARKESRWVPYQEHLDYRGESEYYGKHYVNSEYSDKIFRIKYRRIVGKDERYEHSDR; this is encoded by the coding sequence ATGAAGACAGTTAAGCTAGAGACAGATGTGCTGATAATAGGCGGCGGAGCTGCTGGAGCCTACGCAGGCATAAGGCTGGGCGAAGAGAGTGGCAGAAGTGTACTCGTGGTGGACAAGGGGAACATAGTCAGAAGCGGATGCATGGCGGCTGGGGTAAACGCGCTGAACGCCTATATAAACGAAGGGCAGACAGCCGAAGACTATTTGAACTACGTGAAGAGAGAGTTTAAAGACGTGGTCAGAGAAGACCTAGTGTACTCCATGGCGAAAGGGCTCAACAAGGTGACAGAGAAAATAGAGTCGCTTGGGCTGCCGATACTGAAAGATGAAAGCGGAAACTACATTCCAAGAGGCAAGAGAAGCATCAAGATAAACGGCGAGTACATAAAGCCGATACTCTACAATGCACTCAGGGCCAAGCAGAATGTGAGGCTACTGGAAAACACGAATGTGTTTGACTATATCCTAAAACAGGGTAAAACGATAGGAGCATATGCGTTTTCTGTGAAAGACGACATATTCTACGTAATAGAGGCCGGAGCGACCATATGCGCAACAGGAGGGGCTTCCGGAATATACAGGGCCAACAACCCAGGGCACTCAAGGCATAAGATGTGGTACTCTCCATTCAACACAGGAGCAGGATATGCCATGGGACTTAGAGCAGGCGCCGAGATGACTTCGCTCGAGATGAGGTTTATGGCATTAAGGTGCAAAGACACAATAGCTCCCACGGGGACTATAGCTCAGGGAGTAGAGGTGGAGCATATAAACTCGAGAGGGGAAGTCTATGTCAAGGGCAGATGCTCTACGGCAGATAGGCTTAAGCTGACTATAGAGGAGAACAAAGAGGGCAGAGGGCCATGCTACCTCAAGACGGAGGGTATGGATTCAGAGACTGAAAACCAGCTCTACAGGGCATACCTCAACATGGCACCTTCCCAGACGCTTAAATGGTTCGAAGACGGCAGAGGGCCCTCAGAGGCCAACGTAGAGATAGAGGGGACAGAGCCCTATATAACTGGAGGACATTCGGGAGCTGGCTACTGGGTAGACGGAAACAGAAGGACGACACTGGAAGGTCTATATGCCGCAGGAGATGTGGCGGGAGGCAGCCCCAAGAAGTACGTGACAGGGTGCTTTGTAGAAGGAGAGCTGGCTTCAAGAGCCGCAACAGAGTATCTTGATTCAAAAGAAGGCCAGAGGGACTCAGTCGACATCGAGGAAGCTGAAAGAGTTAAGAGCTCTTTGGAAAAGCATCTAGTACATGAGGACTGCCCTTACAGCATAGAGGAAGTGGAAGAGAGCCTTCAGAAGGTTATGGACGAATACGCAGGCGGGATTTCAAAAAACTACAGCTACAGCGAATCGAGGCTTAAGATAGCGCTTGAGAAGCTGGAGCGGATGGAGAGCCTTATACATGGACTGAAAGCGAAAGACAACCATGAGTTGATGTTCATTCAAGAGCTGAAGGATAGGCATATAGTGGCAGAGGCCCTTATACACCATATGATGGCAAGAAAAGAGAGCAGATGGGTGCCTTACCAGGAGCATCTGGACTACAGGGGCGAGAGCGAATACTACGGGAAACATTACGTGAATTCCGAGTATTCAGATAAGATATTTAGAATAAAGTACAGACGTATAGTTGGAAAGGACGAGAGATATGAGCATAGCGATAGATAG